In the genome of Amphiura filiformis chromosome 11, Afil_fr2py, whole genome shotgun sequence, the window TTGGAGCCAGCTGCTTTTGACTTGTGTTCCACAAGCCGTTTTTCAAGCTTCCTACTGGTCTCCCCGATGTATGTGGCGTGCCAATCAGAACATGCAATTTTATAGATTGTTCCTGACTGTTTCAACTTATCGACCTTGTCCTTCGGTGCAACTAAGGTCTGTCGTAATGTCTGATGAGGTTTAAATGCAGTTGGAACACCTGCTGTATTGAACGCTCTACGTAGCCGTTCCGAGGTACCTTCAATGTAAGGCAAGGTGACCGTAAAGGCCTTACTCGTGGACTCAGACACAGTTTCCTGCAGATTGGATTTATATTTCTTGGCACGTACGAAGGTCCAGTCTCTGTATCCACAACTACGGAGCGCCGACTTGATGTGCGAAACCTCCTCTTCTTTATCAGACGGATCCATCACTGTTTCGCTTCTATGGATCAGCGTTCTGACCACACTTAATTTGTCAACAACATCGgttgatgacgaggaagttcctcgaaagcgctcccggtaagcgaaaataaacaagtattgttgaagtttaatttaatttactttcattttattaccactacgtatgaatctgcaattctatatataatataaaggtTGTAATTAGGGACcgatcaattttagatttaaaattaatctctctttaatttgaattttaaatcttaaatatAAAACTTACTTGGTCTTTAATCACAATCCCTTAGGATTATTTCGTTCTTAGCCCTCAGGTCGAGAAAAGAGAAACTGGACATTCTTATCCATTTCCCTGATACAAAAAACTGTAATAATCTTACCAACGCTTTGATCTCTCAAGTTTGACCTTAAATACATGTACTTCGGCTATATAAACTAGCTGTTAAAACGATGCTTAAAAGTCGTGAGAGTAGATAATCGGCCTATGCCATCAGCTATTAAGAGCTAGCTTCAATCGGAAAGGATGTTCGTACATCTACGGTTTCAACCAGTGTCAATTGCCGGTTATGCTATTATTAGATTGAATGACAAACCCATTCCTCCATTTCTGTCAGGCAACGTTATGGGGCGGTAAACCCATAACGCCGGTCCTGACTACCTAAGATGACCGGCAAACCCATAACGCCGGTCCTGACTACCCTGAGATGACCCTGAATTgacgtaataataataattattattaataataataataataataataataataataataataataataataataataataataaatgattgATATTCT includes:
- the LOC140164183 gene encoding uncharacterized protein, whose protein sequence is MDPSDKEEEVSHIKSALRSCGYRDWTFVRAKKYKSNLQETVSESTSKAFTVTLPYIEGTSERLRRAFNTAGVPTAFKPHQTLRQTLVAPKDKVDKLKQSGTIYKIACSDWHATYIGETSRKLEKRLVEHKSKAAGSKSAVQERVKASKNTHQIDWDNVKVLEKETKDFPRRVMEAIQIKKQSPSLNRHTGLELDPVWDNLIKPSGTRGRTFPTSVTSSSVMSHDQVGL